In Drosophila simulans strain w501 chromosome 3R, Prin_Dsim_3.1, whole genome shotgun sequence, a single window of DNA contains:
- the LOC6727793 gene encoding fatty acyl-CoA reductase wat, translated as MDTDIQRCFRSKTVFLTGATGFLGKVVIEKLLRTTEVKRIYVLIRPKRGVEIKDRIITWSKDAVFELLLKSKPEALQRVCPIAGDCLDFDLGISESDRRLLASEVQIVIHGAATVRFNEPLHVALAINTRATKLMIQLGKEMRQLEAFVHVSTAFSNCVIYNIKENFYPEHLNCSSDKVLAMAELMSDELLDNMESALLGSFPNTYTYTKALAEDVILKEAGGLPLCIFRPAVIIAAHKEPISGWIDNMYGPMAILFGVARGVLRIATIDHNAEASLVPVDYCANLTLACTWKTIDEGNGMGTQETPVIYQLAPVEQNKITHGEFIRHALDGRTNCPLTKMIWYPFIHCITVPWLFPLAAFFYHTLPAYFFDLALWLSGRKPRLVKVYQKIHKTLGILGPFACKSWRFDMRNTDHLRQQMSEEDRRIYYFDMVSLNWKEYFLQALRGMRQFLGNEAPTPESIAQGKKLIKRLKLLHHILQGVLCFVALLALWWLVRILV; from the exons ATGGATACGGATATTCAAAGATGCTTCCGTAGCAAAACGGTTTTCCTAACTGGTGCCACCGGCTTTTTGGGAAAAGTCGTTATTGAGAAACTTTTGCGGACCACGGAGGTGAAACGCATCTATGTGTTGATTCGACCAAAGCGAGGAGTTGAGATTAAGGATCGGATTATCACCTGGTCAAAAGACGCG GTATTTGAACTGCTGCTGAAGTCCAAGCCGGAGGCACTTCAAAGAGTATGTCCCATCGCTGGGGATTGCCTCGACTTTGATTTGGGAATCAGCGAGAGTGATCGAAGACTTCTGGCCTCCGAGGTGCAGATTGTCATTCATGGAGCAGCCACCGTGCGATTCAATGAGCCACTTCACGTGGCCCTGGCCATCAACACAAGGGCCACCAAGCTGATGATTCAACTGGGCAAGGAGATGAGGCAGCTGGAGGCCTTCGTTCATGTATCGACCGCCTTCTCCAACTGCGTTATCTACAACATCAAGGAAAATTTCTATCCAGAGCATCTGAACTGCAGTTCCGATAAGGTGCTCGCCATGGCCGAGCTGATGAGTGACGAGCTTCTGGACAACATGGAGTCAGCGCTCCTTGGCTCGTTTCCCAACACGTACACGTACACCAAAGCACTGGCCGAGGATGTGATCCTGAAGGAAGCGGGCGGCTTGCCACTTTGCATCTTTCGACCGGCAGTCA TTATTGCGGCCCACAAGGAACCCATCTCCGGCTGGATAGACAACAtgtacggaccaatggcaatTCTTTTCGGGGTGGCCCGTGGAGTACTGCGCATTGCAACCATCGATCACAATGCCGAGGCAAGCCTGGTGCCCGTGGACTACTGTGCCAATTTGACTCTGGCCTGCACCTGGAAGACCATTGACGAAGGCAACGGGATGGGAACACAGGAAACTCCTGTCATCTACCAACTGGCGCCTGTTGAGCAGAACAAGATCACCCACGGGGAGTTCATTCGACACGCTCTCGATGGACGCACAAACTGCCCGCTGACCAAGATGATTTGGTATCCCTTCATCCACTGCATCACAGTGCCGTGGCTCTTCCCCCTGGCAGCTTTCTTCTATCACACACTGCCAGCATACTTCTTTGACCTGGCTCTCTGGCTGAGTGGCCGGAAGCCCAGACTAGTAAAGGTTTATCAGAAGATCCACAAGACTCTCGGCATCCTGGGACCATTCGCCTGCAAGAGCTGGCGCTTCGACATGCGGAATACGGATCACTTGAGGCAGCAGATGTCAGAGGAGGATCGAAGGATATACTACTTTGATATGGTCAGCCTCAATTGGAAGGAATACTTCCTTCAAGCTCTGCGCGGCATGAGACAGTTCTTGGGAAACGAGGCACCCACTCCAGAGTCCATTGCACAGGGCAAGAAGCTCATTAAGCG ttTGAAGCTGCTTCATCATATCCTGCAAGGTGTCCTCTGTTTTGTGGCCCTTCTAGCACTGTGGTGGTTGGTAAGGATCCTAGTCTGA
- the LOC6727794 gene encoding ATP synthase mitochondrial F1 complex assembly factor 1, whose amino-acid sequence MACAKKLLFRVFLNNSLTANRTITMSAARRAEEAIEKLKEDNPYYSKYASKIAKLQQTSAEEFLDRVERVLNPIKDGQSQARSYSELLNPKQKLQAEQAAELPHKKLTDIMKLELIEDKTAEEVSQIWLEYHKTKEVLAATLSTSQYENLMARAKEHPVFLLPLPRSEGFEFVMLQFAANTVHFTPLLAYQVHHENAPECLTLVHYTEVQDKGVVLMRGEYDTKVLTAQEAQCLANELQMFYLKPDEGKLRLLETFTRKPDEFKHMDLIKEVENIQLV is encoded by the exons ATGGCATGCGCCAAGAAATTGCTTTTTCGCGTTTTCCTGAATAACTCTTTGACGGCGAACCGCACAATCACCATGTCCGCCGCGCGACGTGCCGAGGAGGCTATCGAGAAGCTGAAGGAGGACAATCCCTACTACTCCAAGTACGCGAGCAAGATTGCCAAGTTGCAGCAGACGTCGGCTGAGGAGTTCCTGGATCGCGTGGAGCGTGTGTTGAATCCCATTAAAGATGGCCAGAGCCAGGCCAG GTCCTACTCCGAGCTCCTTAATCCCAAGCAAAAACTGCAGGCTGAACAGGCGGCTGAACTGCCCCACAAGAAGCTCACTGATATCATGAAACTGGAATTGATTGAGGACAAGACCGCCGAAGAGGTTTCCCAGATCTGGCTGGAGTACCATAAGACCAAGGAGGTCCTGGCCGCCACTCTAAGCACATCTCAGTACGAGAACCTCATGGCGCGCGCCAAGGAGCACCCCGTttttctgctgccgctgccccGCAGTGAGGGATTCGAGTTCGTCATGCTGCAGTTCGCCGCCAACACCGTGCACTTCACTCCGCTTTTGGCGTACCAGGTGCACCATGAGAACGCTCCGGAGTGTCTCACACTGGTTCACTATACCGAGGTCCAAGACAAGGGTGTGGTTCTCATGCGCGGCGAATACGACACTAAGGTACTCACAGCCCAGGAGGCTCAGTGTCTGGCCAATGAGTTGCAGATGTTCTACCTGAAGCCCGACGAGGGTAAGCTGCGCTTACTGGAGACTTTTACTCGCAAGCCGGACGAGTTCAAGCACATGGATCTAATTAAGGAAGTTGAGAACATACAGCTGGTCTAG
- the LOC6727795 gene encoding synaptic vesicle glycoprotein 2A isoform X1, with protein MEHFDAVMEDIGFGRVHLFATLTLGLLQMLTIQETMGMGIIGPAAVCDLRMNEAQLASLTAAGFMGIICSSYFWGYITDKKGRRWTLLRTITISNLCSVASMFTVTFTGFFVMRFITCIFVAGPSFVAATYLSEFCSHRIMVRSITHLYMFTGFAMISCPAWATLFLSSGLIEFEEELVGFLTLRPWRVLGCLYILPGVVAFLLLLLLPESPKFLLMIGETKRGLDTMEWISRKNTGRTLSEDQVKRLLTYQEHVQVKRRKEHQNFFRSMLDDAMPLVRKPYGGYFTCVCMVMFVLGLLTHGLGIWYTAMRNRCNMRQGNTNGMTFCGVLFVPETGPFIETESDLDVVCSDSFKGFNDSFILGSVYVLLYNVSWASLFCVHKKVMFVFSLVASSTFGFLLIFATNQMLQLFSLVFLIAFPGIIIGLLGGSLLVFVPTYLRGKALCISLMWCRCGAAFGAMLVGSKIQYNCELFLLAISILPLIAACMEGYLPL; from the exons ATGGAGCACTTTGATGCGGTGATGGAAGATATTG GTTTCGGAAGGGTCCATCTCTTTGCCACTCTGACGCTCGGTCTCCTGCAGATGCTCACCATCCAAGAAACAATGGGCATGGGTATTATTGGTCCGGCGGCCGTCTGCGACCTCCGCATGAATGAGGCACAGTTGGCCTCGCTAACAGCGGCCGGCTTTATGGGCATTATATGCTCCTCCTACTTCTGGGGCTACATCACTGACAAGAAAGGTCGTCGCTGGACGCTTTTGCGGACCATTACTATAAGCAACTTGTGTTCAGTGGCTTCCATGTTCACGGTAACATTCACTGGCTTCTTTGTGATGCGCTTCATCACATGTATTTT TGTGGCTGGACCCAGCTTCGTGGCAGCCACCTACCTAAGTGAGTTCTGTTCGCACAGGATTATGGTCCGTTCCATAACTCACTTGTACATGTTTACTGGCTTTGCCATGATCTCGTGCCCGGCGTGGGCTACACTCTTTCTCAGCTCGGGCCTAATAGAGTTTGAGGAGGAGTTAGTGGGCTTCTTGACACTAAGACCTTGGCGGGTTTTGGGTTGTCTGTACATTCTGCCGGGCGTGGTTGCCtttttgctgttgctccttTTGCCGGAAAGCCCCAAGTTTTTGCTCATGATTGGCGAGACGAAAAGAGGTTTAGATACTATGGAGTGGATATCCCGAAAGAACACTGGACGTACTCTTAGCGAAGATCAAGTGAAACGTTTACTCACCTACCAGGAGCACGTTCAGGTCAAGCGGCGGAAGGAGCACCAGAACTTCTTTCGCTCCATGCTCGACGATGCGATGCCCCTCGTTCGGAAGCCCTATGGCGGTTATTTCACGTGCGTTTGCATGGTTATGTTCGTCCTAGGGCTGCT GACACACGGCCTGGGTATTTGGTATACGGCCATGCGAAACCGTTGTAATATGAGGCAAGGGAACACGAATGGCATGACCTTCTGCGGGGTACTTTTTGTTCCAGAAACGGGTCCGTTTATTGAAACTGAATCGGACTTGGACGTG GTCTGCAGTGACTCCTTTAAGGGCTTCAACGATTCCTTTATTCTGGGATCTGTCTATGTATTGCTGTACAACGTATCCTGGGCATCGCTATTCTGCGTGCACAAGAAGGTGATGTTCGTCTTCTCCCTGGTGGCCTCCTCGACATTTGGATTCCTGCTTATCTTTGCTACCAACCAAATGTTGCAGCTCTTTTCGCTCGTGTTCCTAATCGCTTTTCCCGGAATCATAATTGGGCTGCTCGGTGGTTCCCTATTGGTATTCGTGCCCACCTACCTGCGCGGCAAGGCCCTCTGCATCAGTCTGATGTGGTGCAGATGCGGAGCGGCGTTTGGAGCCATGTTGGTGGGCTCCAAGATCCAGTACAACTGCGAACTCTTCCTGCTGGCGATCTCAATACTACCATTGA TTGCCGCTTGTATGGAGGGGTACTTGCCATTGTGA
- the LOC6727795 gene encoding synaptic vesicle glycoprotein 2A isoform X2, whose product MLTIQETMGMGIIGPAAVCDLRMNEAQLASLTAAGFMGIICSSYFWGYITDKKGRRWTLLRTITISNLCSVASMFTVTFTGFFVMRFITCIFVAGPSFVAATYLSEFCSHRIMVRSITHLYMFTGFAMISCPAWATLFLSSGLIEFEEELVGFLTLRPWRVLGCLYILPGVVAFLLLLLLPESPKFLLMIGETKRGLDTMEWISRKNTGRTLSEDQVKRLLTYQEHVQVKRRKEHQNFFRSMLDDAMPLVRKPYGGYFTCVCMVMFVLGLLTHGLGIWYTAMRNRCNMRQGNTNGMTFCGVLFVPETGPFIETESDLDVVCSDSFKGFNDSFILGSVYVLLYNVSWASLFCVHKKVMFVFSLVASSTFGFLLIFATNQMLQLFSLVFLIAFPGIIIGLLGGSLLVFVPTYLRGKALCISLMWCRCGAAFGAMLVGSKIQYNCELFLLAISILPLIAACMEGYLPL is encoded by the exons ATGCTCACCATCCAAGAAACAATGGGCATGGGTATTATTGGTCCGGCGGCCGTCTGCGACCTCCGCATGAATGAGGCACAGTTGGCCTCGCTAACAGCGGCCGGCTTTATGGGCATTATATGCTCCTCCTACTTCTGGGGCTACATCACTGACAAGAAAGGTCGTCGCTGGACGCTTTTGCGGACCATTACTATAAGCAACTTGTGTTCAGTGGCTTCCATGTTCACGGTAACATTCACTGGCTTCTTTGTGATGCGCTTCATCACATGTATTTT TGTGGCTGGACCCAGCTTCGTGGCAGCCACCTACCTAAGTGAGTTCTGTTCGCACAGGATTATGGTCCGTTCCATAACTCACTTGTACATGTTTACTGGCTTTGCCATGATCTCGTGCCCGGCGTGGGCTACACTCTTTCTCAGCTCGGGCCTAATAGAGTTTGAGGAGGAGTTAGTGGGCTTCTTGACACTAAGACCTTGGCGGGTTTTGGGTTGTCTGTACATTCTGCCGGGCGTGGTTGCCtttttgctgttgctccttTTGCCGGAAAGCCCCAAGTTTTTGCTCATGATTGGCGAGACGAAAAGAGGTTTAGATACTATGGAGTGGATATCCCGAAAGAACACTGGACGTACTCTTAGCGAAGATCAAGTGAAACGTTTACTCACCTACCAGGAGCACGTTCAGGTCAAGCGGCGGAAGGAGCACCAGAACTTCTTTCGCTCCATGCTCGACGATGCGATGCCCCTCGTTCGGAAGCCCTATGGCGGTTATTTCACGTGCGTTTGCATGGTTATGTTCGTCCTAGGGCTGCT GACACACGGCCTGGGTATTTGGTATACGGCCATGCGAAACCGTTGTAATATGAGGCAAGGGAACACGAATGGCATGACCTTCTGCGGGGTACTTTTTGTTCCAGAAACGGGTCCGTTTATTGAAACTGAATCGGACTTGGACGTG GTCTGCAGTGACTCCTTTAAGGGCTTCAACGATTCCTTTATTCTGGGATCTGTCTATGTATTGCTGTACAACGTATCCTGGGCATCGCTATTCTGCGTGCACAAGAAGGTGATGTTCGTCTTCTCCCTGGTGGCCTCCTCGACATTTGGATTCCTGCTTATCTTTGCTACCAACCAAATGTTGCAGCTCTTTTCGCTCGTGTTCCTAATCGCTTTTCCCGGAATCATAATTGGGCTGCTCGGTGGTTCCCTATTGGTATTCGTGCCCACCTACCTGCGCGGCAAGGCCCTCTGCATCAGTCTGATGTGGTGCAGATGCGGAGCGGCGTTTGGAGCCATGTTGGTGGGCTCCAAGATCCAGTACAACTGCGAACTCTTCCTGCTGGCGATCTCAATACTACCATTGA TTGCCGCTTGTATGGAGGGGTACTTGCCATTGTGA
- the LOC6727796 gene encoding neuropeptide F, with protein sequence MCQTMRCILVACVALALLAAGCRVEASNSRPPRKNDVNTMADAYKFLQDLDTYYGDRARVRFGKRGSLMEILRNHEMDNINLGKNVNNGGELVRGFNEEEIF encoded by the exons ATGTGCCAAACAATGCGTTGCATCCTGGTTGCCTGTGTGGCCCTCGCTCTCCTCGCCGCCGGCTGCCGAGTGGAGGCGTCCAACTCCAGACCCCCACGGAAGAACGATGTCAACACCATGGCTGATGCCTATAAGTTCCTGCAGGATCTGGACACCTACTACGGGGACAGAGCCCGCGTTCGGTTCGGAAAGCGCGGATCGCTAATGGAAATCCTGAGGAATCACGAGATGGACAACATAAATCTGggaaaaaatgttaacaacGGAGGAGAATTG GTGCGCGGCTTTAATGAGGAGGAGATATTCTAA